The nucleotide sequence TATTTCGCGCCGGCGGCGGATTACGGCTTGGATGGCGCCCACGCGTCCCAGGTGAAGGAATTGCAGGCACTGGTGGCGGCCTTCCACCGGCAGGGCATGGCGGTGGTGATCGACGTGGTCTACAACCACGTCGGCGTGCCGGCGCACCTGATGTTCATCGACAAGCTCTATTACTTCGAGGTGAACGACGAGGGCGTGCTGGCCAACTGGAGCGGCTGCGGCAACGACCTGCGCGCCCGTTCGGCCATGGCGACGCGCCTTATCATCGACAGCCTGGTACACCTGATCGAGGTCTACGGTGTGGACGGCTTCCGGTTCGACCTCGCCGAGTTGATCGGCGTGGACGTGCTGCGGGATATCGAGGCGGCGGTGAAGCGGGTGAAGCCCGACGTGATCCTGATCGCCGAGCCCTGGAGCTTCCGCGGCCACATCGCCGCCGCCCTGCGACCGACCGGCTACGCCTCGTGGAACGACAACTATCGGGACTTCGTCCGCGGCTACGTGCACGGCCGCGGCGCCGCCGACACACTCGAGTATTTCCTGAAGGGTTCGCCCTGGCACTTCGCCTACTGGCCCGCGCAGACGGTCAACTACACGGAGTCGCACGACGACAGCACATGGATCGACGTCATCACCGAGAATCCCGGCCACAACGGCCACCAGCCCACCCAGAACGACCGGCAGCGCACGCACCTGATGGCGGCGATCCTGTTTTCCTCCGTCGGCATCCCGCTGGTGTCGGCAGGGCAGGACTTCCTGCGCAGCAAGCACGGCGTGAACAACACCTACCTGCGCGGCGACCTGAACGCGCTGGACTACCGCCGCGCCGCCCGTTTCCCGGCGACGCACAAGTACTTTGCCGACTGGATCGCGTTCCGGCGTTCACCCCGCGGGCAGCTGATGCGGCTGTGGGCGCGGCCCTCGGAGGGCTATTTCCAGTGCTTTGGCCGCGCGGGTCACCCGGCGCTGATCGCGATCTACAATGCGGACGGGAGCCACGGGCCGCAGAAACTCATGTTCGCCATCAACCCCCACACCGACGACACCACGATGCCGATCGGGACTTTCACGGAGGCCGGCTGGCGGATGGTGGCCGACCATGAATGTTTTTACCCGGAGGGCACGGACGGACCGCTCCAGGTGGGCCCGGAGGGTGTGTATATCCCGGGTCTGGGCTGCAGCTTGTGGATCGCCGGCTAAGGGAGGGAAGTCACACCTAAGAGGCGGCCAAACGCAGGTATTTTCCTGGTATTTGGACCCTTGATCCTTGTCTCTTCCCGGCCATCCGGCCGGGTAGCTCTGTTTATTACGCAAATATTGGCCACTGCTGGGCGGATAACGGCACAATTTGAGCATCACTCTTGCCAAAGGCCGGGGCCCGCTCTTCATTGGCCTTTCTTACCGTCCACGTTCTCAACCCACACCTAATATGGCAGTCAAAGTAGCAATCAATGGTTTCGGCCGCATCGGCCGCCTCGTTTTCCGCGCGCTGGTCGAGCAGGGTCTGCTCGGCACCAAGCTCGATGTCGTCGCCGTCGGCGATATCGTCCCCGCCGACAACCTGGCCTACCTCCTCAAATACGACTCCACCCAGGGCAAGTTCCAGGGCACGGTCTCGTCCAAGAAGTCCTCCCCGGACAAGGCCGAGGACGATGTGCTCGTCGTGAACGGCAAGGACATCCTCGTCGTCAGCGCCAAGTCGCCCGCCGAGCTCCCGTGGGCCAAGCTGGGGGTCGATCTCGTGATCGAGTCCACCGGCCTCTTCACCGACGCCGAGAAGGCCAAGGGCCACATCACGGCCGGCGCCAAGAAGGTCATCATCTCCGCCCCGGCGAAGGGCGAGGACATCACCGTCGTGCTCGGCGTGAACGACGACAAGCTCGACTACGCGAAGCACAACATCATCTCCAACGCCTCCTGCACCACGAACTGCCTCGCGCCGGTCGTGCACGTGCTCCTCAAGGAAGGCTTCGGCATCGCCGAGGGTCTCATGACCACCGTGCACGCCTACACCGCCACGCAGAAGACCGTGGACGGCCCGTCCAAGAAGGACTGGAAGGGCGGCCGCACCGCCGCGCAGAACATCATCCCGTCCTCGACCGGCGCCGCGAAGGCCGTCGCGCTCGTGTGCCCCGAGGTGAAGGGCAAGCTCACCGGCATGGCCCTCCGCGTGCCCGTCCCGACCGTCTCGGTCGTCGACCTGACCTTCAAGACCACCAAGGACACCTCGCTCGCCGAGATCAAGGCCGCCCTCAAGAAGGCGTCCGAGACCTACCTCAGCGGCATCCTCGGCTACACCGAGGACGAGGTCGTCTCCTCCGACTTCATCCACGACAAGCGCTCGTCGATCTTCGACGCGGGCTCGTCCATCGAGCTCAACAAGAACTTCTTCAAGCTCATCAGCTGGTATGACAACGAGTGGGGTTATTCCAACCGCGTCGTCGAGCTGACCCAGAAGATCGCCGAGAAGCTGTAAGGCGGCGTCCCGCCGCCAGTAGCGAGCATCGAGGAGCGAGTAGCGAGCAGACCAAGCTCCTACTCGCTTTCTTTTTTATCCTGCTCGCTACCCGCTACTCACTACCCGCTACCTCCTCCTCCCCCCATGTCCAAATTCAAATCCATCCGCGACCTCGCCCTCGCCGGCCAGCGCGTGTTCATCCGCGTCGACTTCAACGTGCCGCAGGACAAGACCACCGGCGCGATCACCAACAACGCCCGCATCGCCGCCGCGCTGCCCACGATCAAGTACGCCCTCGAGCAGGGCGCCGCGGTCGTCCTCGCCAGCCACCTCGGCCGGCCGGACGGCAAGAAGATCGCCAAGTTCTCGCTGAAGCCCGTCGCGGTTGAGCTCGAGAAGCTCCTCGGCCGGCCCGTCACCTTCCTGGACGACTGCGTCGGCCCAGCCGTCGAGGCCGCCTGCGCCACGCTCGCGCCCGGCAGCGTGGTGCTGCTCGAGAACCTGCGCTTCCACATCGAGGAGGAGGGCAAGGTGAAGGAGAAGCAGGCCGACGGCACCGAGAAGTCGATCAAGGCCGACCCGGCCGCGGTCGCCGCCTTCCGCGCCTCGCTCTCGAAGCTCGCCGACGTCTACGTCAACGACGCCTTCGGCACCGCCCACCGCGCGCACAGCTCGATGGTCGGCGTGACCCTGCCGCTGAAGGCCGCCGGTTTCCTCATGGAAGCCGAGCTCAAGGCCTTCGCCAAGGTCATCGAGACCCCGGCCCGCCCGCTGCTCGCCATCCTCGGCGGCGCCAAGATCGCCGACAAGATTCCGCTCATCAACAACCTGATCGAGAAGGCCGATGAGATCATCATCGGCGGCGGCATGGCCTTCACCTTCAAGAAGGTCCTCACCGGCATGGAAATCGGCAATTCCCTCTTCGACGTCGAGGGCGCCAAGATCGTCCAGGAACTCGCGGACAAGGCGAAGGCCAAGGGCGTGAAGCTCACGTTCCCCGTCGACTTCATCATCGCCGACCGCTTCCCGGGCTCCCCCGCCGACATCGCGGCGGTGCAGACCGGCGTGGCGGATGACCAGGCCGGCATCCCCGCCGGCTGGATGGGCCTCGATTCCGGCCCGAAGTCACGCGAGCTCTTTGCGACCGTGATCGGCCGGGCGAAGACCATCATCTGGAACGGCCCCCCGGGCGTGTTTGAGGTCGAGAAGTTCGCCGAGGGCACGAAGGCCATGGCGGCGGCGTTTGCCGCGGCGACGGCCGCCGGCGCCATCACCGTGGTCGGCGGCGG is from Lacunisphaera limnophila and encodes:
- the pgk gene encoding phosphoglycerate kinase; this translates as MSKFKSIRDLALAGQRVFIRVDFNVPQDKTTGAITNNARIAAALPTIKYALEQGAAVVLASHLGRPDGKKIAKFSLKPVAVELEKLLGRPVTFLDDCVGPAVEAACATLAPGSVVLLENLRFHIEEEGKVKEKQADGTEKSIKADPAAVAAFRASLSKLADVYVNDAFGTAHRAHSSMVGVTLPLKAAGFLMEAELKAFAKVIETPARPLLAILGGAKIADKIPLINNLIEKADEIIIGGGMAFTFKKVLTGMEIGNSLFDVEGAKIVQELADKAKAKGVKLTFPVDFIIADRFPGSPADIAAVQTGVADDQAGIPAGWMGLDSGPKSRELFATVIGRAKTIIWNGPPGVFEVEKFAEGTKAMAAAFAAATAAGAITVVGGGDTATAAKKAKIIDRVTHCSTGGGASLELLEGKILPGVAFLET
- the gap gene encoding type I glyceraldehyde-3-phosphate dehydrogenase; its protein translation is MAVKVAINGFGRIGRLVFRALVEQGLLGTKLDVVAVGDIVPADNLAYLLKYDSTQGKFQGTVSSKKSSPDKAEDDVLVVNGKDILVVSAKSPAELPWAKLGVDLVIESTGLFTDAEKAKGHITAGAKKVIISAPAKGEDITVVLGVNDDKLDYAKHNIISNASCTTNCLAPVVHVLLKEGFGIAEGLMTTVHAYTATQKTVDGPSKKDWKGGRTAAQNIIPSSTGAAKAVALVCPEVKGKLTGMALRVPVPTVSVVDLTFKTTKDTSLAEIKAALKKASETYLSGILGYTEDEVVSSDFIHDKRSSIFDAGSSIELNKNFFKLISWYDNEWGYSNRVVELTQKIAEKL